A section of the Centropristis striata isolate RG_2023a ecotype Rhode Island chromosome 7, C.striata_1.0, whole genome shotgun sequence genome encodes:
- the LOC131975049 gene encoding secretory carrier-associated membrane protein 1-like: protein MSDFDSNPFADPDFSNPFQDPSVTQVTRSAPPGGLEEYNPFTDARTAAPGNAPKAAPAPSQNTQPAIMKPTEEPPAYSQQQTQDQARAQAELLRRQEELEKKAAELDRRERELQSHGAAGGRKNNWPPLPEKFPVGPCFYHDIAVDIPVEFQKTVKIMYNLWMFHAGTLFVNMFGCLAWFCVDATRGVDFGLAMLWFLLFTPCSFVCWYRPLYGAFRSDSSFRFFVFFFVYICQFGVHVLQTIGLAGWGTCGWIAALTGLNTSIPVGIIMLLIAALFTALSVGSLIMFKKVHALYRTTGASFEKAQQEFATGVMSNKTVQTAAANAAANAATNAARGAFKPQP from the exons ATGTCGGATTTTGACAGCAACCCGTTCGCAGACCCGGACTTCAGCAATCCCTTTCAG GATCCTTCGGTGACGCAGGTGACCCGATCTGCCCCTCCTGGTGGTCTGGAGGAGTATAACCCCTTCACAGACGCCAGAACG GCGGCCCCTGGGAATGCCCCCAAAGCTGCCCCCGCCCCCTCCCAGAACACACAACCGGCCATCATGAAGCCCACAGAAGAACCACCGGCGTACTCACAGCAACAGACTCAG gACCAAGCACGTGCTCAGGCTGAGTTGTTGAGAAGGCAGGAGGAGTTGGAGAAGAAAGCTGCAGAGCTCGATCGTCGGGAGAGAGAGTTACAGTCTCACGGAGCCGCAGGAG GGCGTAAGAACAACTGGCCTCCCCTGCCAGAGAAGTTCCCCGTTGGCCCATGTTTCTACCATGATATTGCAGTGGATATTCCTGTAGAGTTCCAAAAGACCGTTAAGATCATGTACAACCTTTGGATGT TTCATGCAGGCACACTCTTTGTGAACATGTTCGGCTGTCTGGCCTGGTTCTGTGTGGATGCCACTCGCGGTGTAGATTTCGGCCTGGCCATGCTATGGTTTCTGCTCTTTACTCCCTGTTCTTTCGTCTGCTGGTACAGACCGCTGTATGGGGCTTTCAG GAGTGACAGTTCATTCCGCttctttgtcttcttcttcGTGTATATCTGTCAGTTTGGAGTTCACGTTCTACAAACTATTGGCCTCGCTGGCTGGGGAACATG TGGTTGGATCGCAGCTTTAACTGGCCTGAACACCAGTATCCCAGTGGGCATCATCATGTTGCTGATAGCAGCTCTGTTCACTGCACTGTCTGTGGGCTCACTCATTATGTTTAAAAAG GTGCACGCACTGTATCGCACCACTGGTGCTAGTTTTGAGAAGGCTCAGCAGGAGTTTGCAACTGGAGTCATGTCTAACAAGACAGTTCAGACTGCGGCTGCCAACGCTGCAGCTAATGCTGCAACCAATGCTGCCCGCGGGGCCTTCAAACCTCAGCCATAA